A single window of Neospora caninum Liverpool complete genome, chromosome XII DNA harbors:
- a CDS encoding putative histone-binding protein rba-1, related encodes MSLFDDDSCSLDDSVASSCLQPGIPADFSSSSASSDPRCSPSRDSVCRRNSESPTSFSSSVGSSSDPTGKPMDGFDPGPVSNGCTYSLDERHMIWRKNAALHYAAVLSHKVEWPSMTVEFLTPPSSSATTGRSGSAAALLSLGCDAYVSHRLLLGTCTNGEEKNYLTIAELRWPVPCLEEDPLKCETYSGFIPPRARAKSLLTNAGLSGGAANASMTAASASLASQLVPSLETKARILHPGDLIRATHMPQNAFNIVTINEDGVGMYWNFSRHPSFPAADQVVAKPQFLLAPPPSAVGAKLQAAAWMPGSENAGFLFSCTDTGLVCLWDLRKNGAMFKSKDASSSSRLAHARKTVYGGNVTIAESTPEISPATCVATSSPGAALNDIKAHPRYSVVVATAGEDGALRLFDMRQAHREVLSALSGGPSSSAVPSLSDAQDSLDKDATPPRPAPAFPQAAKQRIYSSLAASDGPLPLNALSFNRHSENVVAVGSARGVVSLFDLRLPTRPFLSLAHHSDEITALHFSPLSSALLASASADGDVVLWDLGEGSRGGAVSASILRHGEHRKQASRQAWEAPLEKDVEMDAGADEGHARMNSGRAGRPSEAADGSMDEAEDLENQSQCANRKPVSASLPSSPSLSSTRRHRVFVHAGHAAGVSDFAWCSEAASTGVGGAGWGGRRSELTEKGRIGTLLGASVGWDNRVQIWQPSEHLFVDTRKELW; translated from the exons ATGTCGCTCTTCGACGACGACTCCTGTTCTCTCGACGactccgtcgcctcttcttgcctCCAGCCTGGCATCCCAGCCgacttctcttcgtcctccgcgtcttcagACCCTCGCTGCTCCCCTTCCCGCGACTCCGTATGTCGCCGGAACAGTGAATCTCCtacttctttctcttcctctgtcggGTCTTCTAGCGACCCTACGGGGAAACCGATGGACGGATTCGATCCTGGACCCGTCTCCAACGGGTGTACCTACAGTTTagacgagagacacatgATCTGGCGAAAGAATGCTGCACTTCACTATGCAGCAGTTCTCAGTCACAAAGTTGAATGGCCTTCTATGACG GTCGAGTTTCTgacgcctccgtcttcgtcagCGACGACTGGGCGCAGCGGCTCGGCTGccgctctgctgtctctgggcTGCGACGCCTACGTTTCCCATCGTCTGCTTCTCGGCACGTGCACGAatggcgaagagaagaattACCTGACTATTGCCGAGCTTCGGTGGCCGGTGCCTTGTCTCGAGGAAGATCCTCTCAAGTGTGAAACGTATTCAG GTTTCATTCCGCCCCGCGCACGCGCCAAGTCTCTCCTGACCAACGCGGGCCTCTCGGGAGGCGCAGCGAATGCGTCCATGACGGCGGCCAGTGCTTCCCTAGCCAGTCAGCTCGTGCCTTCGTTGGAGACAAAGGCGAGGATTCTTCACCCCGGAGATTTAATTCGAGCCACGCACATGCCTCAGAATGCGTTCAATATTGTCACCATCAACGAGGACGGTGTCGGCATGTACTGGAACTTCTCCAGGCACCCTTCCTTTCCGG CTGCCGACCAAGTGGTGGCAAAGCCGCAGTTTCTCCttgcgccgccgccgtctgccGTTGGGGCGAAGCTGCAAGCCGCCGCTTGGATGCCTGGCAGTGAGAACGCGGGCTTCCTTTtcagctgtacagacaccggacTGGTGTGCTTGTGGGATTTGCGGAAGAACGGCGCAATGTTCAAGTCGAAAGACGCGAGCTCTTCGAGTCGTCTCGCACACGCAAGGAAAACCGTGTACGGCGGAAATGTGACCATCGCAGAGAGCACGCCGGAAATCAGCCCCGCGACTTGCGTCGCGACCTCGTCGCCTGGTGCCGCGTTGAACGACATCAAAGCTCATCCGCGGTATTCCGTGGTGGTCGCGAcagcaggcgaggacggcgcctTGCGGCTGTTTGACATGCGACAAGCCCACAGAGAAgtcctttctgctctctctgggGGTCCGTCGAGTTCTGCCGTTCCGTCGCTTTCTGACGCTCAGGACAGCCTCGACAAAGACGCGACGCCCCCGCGACCGGCTCCTGCGTTTCCCCAAGCTGCCAAGCAGCGGATATattcttccctcgccgctTCTGACGGCCCTCTCCCGTTGAACGCGCTCAGCTTCAACCGGCACAGCGAGAATGTCGTGGCAGTCGGTTCCGCCCGAGgcgtcgtctcgctctttgaCTTGCGACTGCCCACGCGGccgttcttgtctctcgctcacCACTCAGACGAGATCACTGCGCTCCacttttcgcctctctcgtctgcgcTCCTCGCGTCTGCATCGGCAGATGGCGACGTGGTTCTCTGGGACCTGGGGGAGGgcagccgcggaggcgccgtctCAGCGTCGATTCTGCGGCACGGCGAGCACCGCAAACAGGCGAGCCGCCAAGCGTGGGAAGCGCCTCTCGAGAAAGACGTGGAAATGGACGCTGGCGCCGACGAAGGCCACGCGCGAATGAACTCGGGCCGGGCTGGACGCCCGAGTGAGGCCGCAGATGGCAGCatggacgaagcagaagatcTGGAAAACCAGAGTCAATGCGCCAATCGCAAACCTGTCAGTGCGTCCCtgccgtcctcgccctctctgtcttcgacTCGGCGCCACCGTGTCTTTGTCCATGCTGGCCACGCCGCTGGTGTCAGCGACTTTGCCTGGTGCAGCGAAGCCGCGTCTACCGGCGTAGGTGGAGCGGGCTGGggagggcggcgaagcgagctgacggagaaaggaaggatCGGCACACTCTTGGGGGCGAGCGTGGGGTGGGACAATCGCGTGCAGATCTGGCAGCCCTCGGAGCACCTGTTTGTCGACACACGCAAAGAACTGTGGTGA